From the genome of Cedecea lapagei, one region includes:
- the ubiG gene encoding bifunctional 2-polyprenyl-6-hydroxyphenol methylase/3-demethylubiquinol 3-O-methyltransferase UbiG — translation MNAENQPVTQNVDHEEIAKFEAVASRWWDLEGEFKPLHRINPLRLGYINQRSGGLFGKTVLDVGCGGGILAESMAREGANVTGLDMGFEPLQVARLHALESGVEVNYVQETVEEHAAKHAGQYDVVTCMEMLEHVPDPQSVVHACARLVKPGGHVFFSTINRNGKAWLMAVVGAEYVLRMVPKGTHDVKKFIKPAELLQWVDETPLRERHMTGLHFNPVTNKFKLGPGVDVNYMLHTEA, via the coding sequence ATGAATGCTGAAAACCAACCGGTTACGCAGAACGTCGACCACGAGGAAATCGCCAAATTTGAAGCTGTCGCTTCTCGCTGGTGGGATCTGGAAGGTGAATTTAAACCGCTGCACCGCATTAACCCGCTTCGTCTGGGGTATATCAACCAGCGCTCCGGTGGGCTGTTCGGCAAAACCGTTCTTGACGTTGGCTGCGGCGGCGGCATTCTTGCGGAGAGCATGGCGCGCGAAGGCGCTAACGTCACCGGGCTGGATATGGGCTTTGAACCGCTGCAGGTTGCCCGTCTGCACGCGCTGGAAAGCGGCGTTGAAGTGAATTATGTCCAGGAGACGGTAGAAGAACATGCCGCCAAGCACGCCGGCCAGTACGACGTCGTCACCTGCATGGAAATGCTGGAGCACGTGCCCGACCCGCAGTCGGTGGTTCACGCCTGCGCCCGCCTGGTAAAACCCGGCGGCCACGTCTTCTTCTCTACCATTAACCGCAACGGTAAAGCGTGGCTGATGGCCGTCGTCGGCGCAGAGTATGTCCTGCGCATGGTGCCGAAAGGGACGCACGATGTTAAGAAGTTCATCAAGCCCGCCGAACTCCTGCAGTGGGTAGATGAAACCCCGCTGCGCGAGCGCCACATGACAGGGTTACATTTCAACCCGGTCACCAACAAGTTCAAGCTTGGGCCTGGCGTGGATGTTAACTATATGCTGCACACAGAAGCATAA